From Archaeoglobus sulfaticallidus PM70-1:
ACCATAAAAGTACCCGTTTTCTCCAGATACTTGAAAAAACATCCACCACACTAGATTTTCTCGCAGTCATCAGGGATGTGAGTGGAATAAAAGCCTTTGAAGAAGCTTATTGCTTCATAAAACCACCGATAAAGGTGGAAAATGGAGGTAAGATATACACAGTCTTTGCACCCAACCTTACAATGCTGAAGCAGGCTTATGATCGCTTAAAGAAGATAGGGAACTGGAGGGTTGAAGAGGTCAAAAAGATTATGGACAGCAAACCTCTTTTGACAAGAAGCCAGATGAGGGTTGTAAAGACAGCGTGTGAAATGGGCTATTTTTCTCCAAAAAGGAAGGCTACAATCAAGGATATTGCAGATGCAATGGGAATCGCAAAGAGCACCGCCCACAAACACCTTCATGAGGCAATCTGCAAGATAGTGGAGCATTATGTGGAGAGCGGGAAGAAACTTGAAGACATTGAAAACTTCTTCGTATGAAGGCTTGGAGGTAAAGGTTTATCTATGTTCATAGTCATTAATACATGAGCCCCGGTCGTGGGGAGAAAGCTAGGCTTGCGATTAAGCCCTCTGCAGAATGGGGTTACACCATGTCGTTAGGCTCCTGGTGAGTAGGAGTAAAGACTCCAGCCATGACCTCCCTTGATCTACGGGCCAGATGCATATCAATTATATCAATTAGATTGGGAATTGATGTTAGGTATGTGGAACAAACAATTTTTTTATTTATTACCAAGGCAGTGCGATAGCTAAACGAGTAAAATTCTGAAAAACCAAAGCTTTAAATTTTAGCTAAATTGATAAGAAATATGGAGTTTCGAAAAGAAGTGGAGGTTGCCAAAGTACTGCTGAATGATAAGGTGGAGGAAACGGTTGTGGAGATAAGGTACGATCCATTGACGCTACAGACATCGAGGGTGATAAAGAAAACTCCACCATTTGTCGTTACGCATGGTTTTGAGGAAGAGGTAGAGAGCACGAAAAGCTGGTGTCCCTTCTGTCCTGAGAGAATTGAATCCATGGTCGCAAGAGACCCTGAACTCCTCAATGGTGAATTGCTGAAAAGGAATGAGGCTGTTCTCTTCTCGAATATAGTGCCGTATTCCAGATACTCGTTCGTTATCAGGCTGACTGAAGCCCATTATCTCGACATATCAGAATTCAAAAAGGAGCATTTTGAGGATGCTTTTTATCTGATTAAAGAGGTACTCTCAAAGCTTGGGGATGGGAAGTACTACATCAGCATCGGTATGAACTACCTGAAACCCGCTGGGAGCAGCATAATGCACCCACATATCCAGACGCTCGTATCTGAAACCTCTACAGACTACTTCGCAAGGATGGACTGGAGTGCTTTGGAGTTTTATGAGGAGAATAATACTGATTACTGGCTTGCTTTACTGCAGAAAGAGAAAGAGCTTGGAGAGAGGTTTGCCGGAGAGACCAAGAAAACTGGATGGATCTCCGCATTCTCACCGAAAGGGTTCTACCACTTCATAGGAATTCCTGAGGAAAGGGAATTCTTTGAAATGTCTGGGGAGCAGATTTCTGGAATCTGCGATGGGATCATCAGGATACTGAAATTCTACAAGTCGAAGGGGCTGAACTCCTTCAATATATCGATGTTTCTTGCTGACAGACTCGGAGAACATTTCAGAACGAACATAAACATCGTCGCCAGAACACCTTTCGATAAGTACTACTGGTGTGATGTTTACTTCCCGAAGATGTTCCACGATGAGAGCATAAGCTACTTGATTCCAGAAGAGTACGCGAAAGAGCTTTCCGAATTCATGTAGTATGCTGGTGTGAAACATGATTGTAGAGTCTAAGCTTTACAAAAAGGAAGAGAAGTGGGTAACTTGTCTCACATGTATGCACAGGTGCAGGATTAAGGATGGTGAGTGGGGCAGGTGCAGGGTTAGAAAGAACGAAGATGGCATCCTGAGGGTTTACAATTACGGCCAAACATCTGCGATAGCCCTTGACCCTATCGAGAAAAAACCCCTTCACAACTTCAAGCCGGCGAGCAAAGTTTTATCATTTGGTTCAGTTAGCTGCAACTTCAGATGTCCACACTGCCAGAACTATGAAATCGCCTTCTCCGATCTAACCTACCCGTACCTGAGAGAACTCAGCCCGGAAGATGTTCTGGAAATGGCTCTGACAAGAAAGGCGGATGGCATCGCATGGACATACAACGAGCCAGCGATATGGCATGAGTTCGCTCTGGACTCGAGTGAACTTGTCAAGCGAGAGGGGCTGTTTGTTGTGTATGTCAGCAACGGATACATGAGCAGGGAGAGCATAGATCAGTTTGAGGGAATACTCGATGCGGTAAATGTTGATGTCAAGGCCTTCAACGAAAACTTCTACAAAAAACTCTGCAAGGCGAGATTTGAGAGGGTTCTTGAGTGTGTCGCCTACCTGGTCGAGAAGAAGATATTCGTTGAGCTGACATATCTGATAATTCCCGGAGAGAACGATAACGAGGATGAGCTGAAAAGATTCTCTGAATGGGTTTACGAGCTTGATGCGGGAATTCCTGTACACTTTTCGAGGTTCCATCCGGACTTTCAGATTCTTGATAAGCCTGCAACATCAATCCAGACTCTTGAGAGGGCTTACAGGATTGCTAAGGATGCGGGCCTGGAGTATGTGTATCTGGGAAATGTCTGGGGACACAAATACGAAAGCACATACTGTCCGAGATGTGGTTATCCTGTAATACAGCGACAAGGGTTCTATATCGAGAAAATCGATCTTGATGACAGTAAGTGTCCCAAATGTGGTTATGAACAGAACATAATCGTTTGAAAGCTAACTTCATTTTTAAATTTAATCTTCTGAATTTTACACCATGTAAAATCTAATTGATTTAAGATCAATTTTTTCGAAATTATTATATGTTTTAAAATTTAGCGGTGAGCATGGGTGTTATTGGGTTCGATAGGATAGTGCTGATTGGGAGTATCTTCTATTCAAGGCATAGGATAGTTGAGGATCCGGTAAAGGGTATTTTTGATGAAAACAAGGCTGAACAGCTTATAAACCTTCAGGAGGAGATGGAGGATAAGTTCAACATTACTGGATTGCTGGATGTCGTATCAGAGGGCAAGGAGGCCATTGTCAAATATATGGATTTCGTTGCTGACAGGACAGATAAGCCGTTTATTCTGGATGGATATCTTGAGGCGAGAATCGCAGGACTGAAGTACGCGAGCGAGGTTGGACTGGTTGACAGAATCATATACAACTCCATAAACACGATGAACACTGCAGATGAGATTAAAGCCCTGAAGGAGGCTAGTGTTGAGAGTGCCATCATCTTCTGCTACGATCCAGCATACACAACCCCCTTCAGAAGGCTGATCCTTCTGACGGAGAAGGGGCTGCTGAAGAGGGCTGAAGATATTGGAATCAAGAATCTGCTGGTTGATGTAGTGCCGACGGATATAAAGAGCCTGGGAGAGGTAATCGAAACCCTGCTGCTGATAAAGACAACATACAACTATCCTGCCGGATGTGGCCCGGCGAATGTCTCGTACTATCTCTCGGACTTTCTCAAGGAGGAGATAGATACGACCACGATAGTTTCAAGCGTTAATGCGGTATCTCACCTTTTCAGCGATTTTCTGTTCTACGGGCCGATAGAAAGGGCTGAAATAGCATTTGGAAGTGCTTATATAGTTGAGGAGGTTAAAGAGGGTTTGAGCAGCGAACTGCACAAGCTGATGGTGAGAACATGATTGAAAAAGTTATAGATGAAGCTATATCTGCCCAGAAGGAGATTGTAAACGCCATAGACAGATACAGATTCTCAGATTTTAAGCTTGAGCATGCGAGGGATTTTGTTAAATCCGTTGAAAGAATGAAGGTTAGTGAGGGACAGAGCGATGAAGCGTTTCAGCTCTACAGAAAGTCTGTTCTGGTTCACTACGAAGCTCTTGTTAGCCTTACGGACTCGATAACCCCGTTTGAATCGGCATTTCTCGAGTGGATGCAGACGCCATCAACACTCCAGATACTGTACGAGCTTGATCCCTCTTTCAGAGAATCCGTAATCGAGTTCGCGAAGATGGTGGATGAATGCGATGATATACTCTCGCTCGAGGCCATGAGGATTGTCAACGGGTTCTATGGGGTAACATCGGCAAAAGACTTTGCAGCGATTCCAGGCTCTACATACTGCATCATGGCGAAAATAGCTGAGAGGACCAGCATAGACAAGAATCACAAGAAGGCAATCCTGTCTGCTAACTCATGGGGCCTGACATCGTACATTTTCGGAAACGAATTTTTAAGGAGCTTTAAGGAAAAGAAGGACTTCAAACTCGCGCTGGAAAGGGAAAAAGACCTGATGAAAAGCATGCTTCTGGAACCTGTGAAAACTCAGGCTGAGATTATGGAGCAGTTTGGCTTCAGATCCTTCAGACCATCGGATTATTTCACGAAGTACATGCAGAACTTCAGGCCAGTTGTTGAACAGGCCATTGACAGTGTCCATCTGGCAAATATTGTTATGCTGCCCACACATGTTGGAGATATCGGACACCACATCGGATGGCAGTACTACTACATATGCCGTGATGAGATCAACATGGAGTTGCTGAGAGTACATCTGAACCTCCTGCAATCGAATCTGATTAAAGCTTACGAGAATGGAGTGATAAAGTCCGTGTTCGATGTTACATCGACAGCAACGGCAATCTCGGCTTTGTACCTCTACAAACTGCTTGAGGACGAGGGCTTTACAGCAGACATGATCGTGAGGTTATTTACCGAGAGATTCTACAACTACATTCAGCGAAAACAGTTCGAAAGAAATGTGGTGAATGAACTTCACATAAACGACTTCTTGGACTTCATACACAGAGGAGAGAGGCTGAGCAGGGATAAGAGGATGAGCTTTATCGAGTGGGATGCTCTCAACAGCTCAAAGGTCCTGAACTCTCCAGAACTTTATGCATTCCCGTTCTGTGCAATAACAACCAAGTTCGCCGCGTTGATGAAGTTTGCAGATATGCCGTGCCTGTTAGCTCCAGAGCCTGTTAGTATAATCTCGCTTGTGAATGCAGTGGCACTGAATCCGGAAGTTGATCTCGTCTCAAAATTCTGCAAGGGATGTGCGACTGCATCACTTCAGCCTAACAAGTGTCTGCACTGCATGCTGAACCAAAACATATTTATTTGATATGATATCAAGTAAACTTTAATGAGAACGGCGATATGGATAACCAGCATGGAACTATTGAAAAGGGCTGCACCTGCTGAACTGGAAGAATTTGAAGACTCGGAGGAGGAGTGATGAGAGCTGAAGAATTTACAGATGAAGACATAGTTGAGGTTATAGATGAGCTTGTAGCGCTGTACAGCAGCAATCTCGAGCAATTCAGGGAGAAATTGTCTCCTGTTGCACTGAGGGACATGGAACAGCTTATGAGTAGGCTCATACTGAAGTTCATATTTCTCGCGAATAACGCAAGCGAGGAAGATGTGACAATGATTAAAGCGGTTAAATCATGTCTTGAGCTGTTCACGATGGCGAGCTTTGAGCGAAAAGGAGTTTAGCCGGAGCAGATTATCAACTTCCCAAACCCCTCATTAATCCTCGCCTTAATCCCCTGCCCCTCGAAAACCTTCTCCAGAAACACCTTCACAAACCTTTTAATTTTAGGATCGTTAAGAATCAGCGTATATACTCCATCTCCTTCTTCCTTTATCTCATACCAGTTAGCCTTCTCCACATACCTCAGTATCTTCTCTATGCTGTCTAACCCTTTCATCTTGTACTGGAAAGAATGACTTAACCCGATCTCCTCCATATGCCCCCAGAAATTATGATCCTCAATCTTCTCAATCTCAGAAAAAATAACCCTCCAGTGCTCAATATCCAGAATCATATGCTGCCTCTTAGCAAGATAGTCTATCCATACCTTTATCGTCTCCATATCCACCTCTGACTTGGCAAGCTCATATCCAAAGTCTATCAGGTCTCTTATCAGTTCACTGGTATTCTTTTCCCGCTTCCTCTTCAGAGTCTCAAGTTTTTTCTTTGTTGAGTCGTCTATTGATATGCTCAGTCTTTCGACCACAAATTCGTAACACCGAAAGTGTTATATTAAGTTTTTGTTTTTTAATGATTAAAATTGAATAAAAAAATATTGTTACCTAATTATTGTCGAGTAATAAGTTGGTTTTGAAGGTTTGTGCCACTTCTTCATAATATTATTTCGCTCTTAAAGTTGTATTTCCGGATTATAAGGTTTAACCTTTTAAACATTATTAATAATGAATAATAACAAAACTTAAATACAACAGGTTTGTTGCGATTAATGGTGATAAATCATGAAAGAAACCCAGGAAACAATAGCCAGCCTGCTTCAGGAGGGTAGAACCTTCTACCCTCCTGAAGAACTTGTAGAAAACTCTAATGTAAAGAGGTTCATGGACGAACACGACATCCCCACCTACGACGAACTCCTCAGGAAAGCACAGAACATTGAGTGGTTCTGGAGCGAGATGGCCAGAGAGGTCAGCATCGAATGGTATGAGCCCTACACCCAAGTCCTGGAGTGGAACCCTCCATACGCAAAGTGGTTCATCAACGCCAAGTACAACATCGTGCACGATGCCCTTGACAAGCAGGCGAAGCTCAGAAAAAACAAGCTGGCATACATCTGGGAGGGCGAGCCCGGGGACATAAGAAAGCTAACCTACCACGACCTCTACAGAGAGGTCAACAGGTTCGCAAACGCCCTCAAAGATCTGGGTATTCGCAAGGGAGACAGAGTGACGATCTGGCTCCCCATGATCCCCGAGCTGCCAATAGCAATGCTGGCATGCGCTAAAATCGGAGCGATCCACTCTGTAGTCTTCTCGGGTTTCAGCGAGAAGGCACTCCTCGACAGAATACAGGATGCAGAGGCCAAGCTCCTGATCACAGCAGACGGCTTCTACAGAGGTGGCAAGGTAATCGAGCTGAAGAGCAGAGCAGACCAAATCCTCGATCAAACAACAATCGAGAATGTCATCGTCTACGACAGAACCAACATCAACCCGCCAATGAAAGAAGGAAGAGACCACTGGTGGCAGGATGTACTTGGCTCGAGAAAGTGCGAAACAGAGATTATGGACGCAAACGACACCCTCTTCATCCTCTACACCTCTGGCACGACAGGAAAGCCCAAAGGTGTTATCCACGCACATGGAGGCTATGCCGTTGGAACCGCATCAACCCTACACTTCATCTTCGATATCAAAGAAGATGATATCTGGTGGTGCTCAGCAGACATAGGCTGGATCACCGGGCACAGCTACATCGTTTATGCCCCCCTGATTCTGGGAGCAACCTCCGTTATGTACGAAGGCGCCCCCACTCACCCAACCCCGGCAAGATGGTGGGAAATAATAGAGCGGTATGGTGTCACAGTGTTCTACACAGCCCCAACAGCCATCAGGATGTTCATGCGTTTGGGCGAGAAGTATCCACAAAACCACGACCTCTCAACCCTCAGACTGCTCGGCACTGTTGGAGAGCCAATAAACCCCGAAGCCTGGGTCTGGTACTACAAGTACATTGGCAACGAGCAGTGTCAGATAATGGACACATGGTGGCAGACCGAAACCGGCATGCAGATGATCTCCCCATTACCAATAACTCCTCTCAAGCCAGGATCGGCAACCAAGCCCTTCCCGGGAATAGATGCAGATGTCTTCGATCCTGAAGGAAACTCCCTCCACGGCAGGAATGCTGGTGGGTACCTCGTGATAAAGAAGCCATGGCCGGCTATGCTTCGCGGTTTATGGAGGGCTGAGGAGCGTTACATCAACACCTACTGGAGCGCCTATCCAAACATCTACTTCACGGGAGATGCTGCAAGAGTCGATAGCGAGGGTTACTTCTGGATACAGGGCAGGCTCGATGATGTCCTGAATGTTTCCGGCCACAGGATAGGCAACTCTGAAGTGGAGTCAGCCCTTGTTAGCCATCCTGCAGTCAGCGAGGCTGCGGTTGTCGGCAAACCCCATGAGGTTAAGGGAGAAGCCATAGTGGCTTTCGTTGTCCTGAAGTCAGGCATCGAGCCAAGCGAACAACTCATTGACGACCTCAAGCAGCATGTCGCCAAGGAGATAGGCAAGATAGCAAGGCCCGATGAGATCTACTTCGTCCCGGACCTCCCCAAAACAAGAAGCGGCAAGATCATGCGGAGAGTCTGCAGAGCAGTAATGCTCGGCAAGGATCCCGGAGACATAACAACCCTCGCCAATCCAGAGGCTGTTGACTTTGTAAGAAAGGCTGCAAGCGGTGAGGTGTATTTTGGTTAGGTTGATGTAAAAATTTTTGACAATAAATATAATGATAAAAAATTAAGTTTGGTGGTATGATGGAGGAAGTTTCAGATCTGAGTGAGAGGTACTGGAAGAGGTTGAAGAAGATAACCATAATATGGATGCTAGCGTGGACATTTCCGGCGATTCTGCTGCACATCCCGGTGGAGTTTATGCGGAGGATTTACTTCAACGGGATACCGATGCACTGGTTCAACGCGGCTTTTCTGGCTATAGTCATTGGTATCGCACTGATCTTCCTGTATGCGTATGTGATGGATCGTACCGACAGGGAACTCCTAGGAAGGTGATGACATGGAATTTGGAGGTAAGAATGCGATTATAGCCTTCCTGATGATTTACTTCGCAATTGTGGCTGGAGTTGCCCTTACAGGCAACACATTCACAGCTTCAGCCATCGCAGTTTTCGGCTCTCTGTTCATATATGTCATCGTTGCATTGCTGATGAGAACTCAAGCTACAAAGGACTTCTATGTTGCAGGAAGATCCATAGGGTCTTTACCAATAGGCTCATCCATAGCGTCCAACTGGATGAGTGGCGCATCCTTCGTCAGCATGGCTGGGGCGATAGCTGTCTTGGGTTACGACAGCATGCCATACATAATCGGCTGGACACTTGGATACTGCATCGCCGCATTCATGATCGCTCCATTCATAAGGAAGTCAAACACCTATACCGTTCCGGAATTTGTCGAAACCAGGGCATCGAACTGGTCGATAGCGAGGGTTATAGCCGTCGTTATGCTCTTCATAGTCTCGTTTACATACCTCGTTGCCCAGCTCGTTGCGACTGGTGTTATTATCGGCAGGTTCCTCGGAATGCCGGCGGTTGTCGGAGCTTTCCTTGGGTCTGCAATAGTCATACTCTTCGCCGGAACCGGTGGATGGAGGAGCGTTGTCTGGGTTCAGGTCACGCAGTACTGGATCCTCATAACGGCTTACTGGATAGCATTCCTGACCGCAGCCTACATAGCGGGTATATTCAAGCCATGGCCTCACTTCGGATATGGTGATCTTCTGAATCAGCTTGAGGCGAATGAAATAGCTCACGGATTAAATGCGTTTACCGAGCCATTCACAAAGGCGTTTGGTGGTGGAACTGGACAGATAAACTGGATTTTCTCGGCAATTTGCCTGATGCTCGGAACGGTTGGCTTACCGCATGTTCTCTCTCAGTTCTACCTCGTCAGGAATGTCAGAACGGCGAGATATGGTGTTGGATGGGGTCTCACATTCATAGCCCTGCTGTACCTGACTGCTCCAGTTTATGCCATACTCGCGAGATATGCTTTCTCCTCAGCATGGGGAATGCCTATCGATCAGGTCAAGCAGCTCGGATGGGTCCAGAAGTGGCTTCCGACAGGATTGATACACATAACCGATCTCAATAAGGATGGGATACTTCAGCCGGTTGAGCTATCTTTCCACAAGGACATAGTTGTCGTTGGAATGCCCGACATGTTTGGCTTGCCGTGGTTCTTTGCAACGATAGTTGCTATCGGAGGGCTTGCGGCAGCTTTAAGCACTGCAAACGGTCTGCTGATGGTCATGACCGTTGGAGCAACAAGAGACATCTACAAACGATTTATAAATCCGAATGTCAGTGAGCGGAGGGAGATATGGGTTGGAAGGGTGATGCTTGTCGTTCTTGCAGTAATCTCCGGGCTGGCAGGAGCCAGAGCACTGCAGGACCCAACATTCTCGAAGTATGTCGCCTTGCTGGTTGGATGGGCGTTCGTGTTTGCAACAGCCTCATTCACACCGGTAATTATACTGGGAATATTCTGGAAGGGCCTGAACAGGTACGGCATAGTGGCTGGAATGGTTGCCGGAATGGGCATAGCCCTGCCGTATGTGCTTGGAGTTGGCCTGTTCGGGCTTGAGCCAATAACCATTTTCGGAGGCAAGATAGGAACGCTCGCGTGGGGAATAATCGCGTTCTTCGCGAACCTGATCGTTTCGGTGATAGTCTCGCTGGCAACGAATGCCGAGAAGGCAAACCCGCCGGAGACAATACAGTTCGTGGAGGAGCTGAAGACTCCAGAATAATCCCCCACAATTTTTTTAAATTAAAGATAATGTTAAATCATGGCTCAGAGGAAAGTCAGGGACTTCATCAGAAAAAAGCTCGTTCATGTGACTCCAGAGACTAAGCTCAGGGACTGTGCGAAGATAATGTATAAAGAAAATGTTTCCTCTGTTGTTGTTCTAAAAAATAACAAGCCTCTGGGAATTGTTACGGACTCAGATCTGAGGAGGCTGATAGCTGAGAACTTTAATTTTGGTGAAAGTGTGGGTTCTTTCATAAGGATGAAAAAAGGACTGGTGGCTGTTGATGCAGATGATGATGTTCATGAGGCACTATCAAGAATGCTCGAGCATGGGATAAAGCACACGGTCGTTCTGGATAATGGTTTACCATCGGGTGTTATAACCATAGGTGATATTGCCTACAGCTTCAGCCCGTTTTACATATACTATACTATAAAGCTGAGGAGGGCGAAGAGCAAGGAGGAGGTAAGAGAAATTCTTGAGAGCTTTAAGGCTGGAATAAAGGACTTCTCGATGGAGTTGTTTGATAAGCCCGATACAAGCCCGAAATTCATTTTCACGACGATAAGTTATGTTACGGATACGGCAGTAAGGGTTCTGGCAGATTTGCTCGGCGTGCCTGAGAACATCGTTTATGCTGTAACTGGAAGCTGGGGACGGAGAGAGCAGTATCTTCTCACTGATAGGGATACGATCTCGATCTACAGGCTTGATGGGGAGGGAGTTGATGAGCTAATCGATGAGATGGTTTACAGGGAGTTCATAGAGGATCTTGAAGACTGCATGGACGAGGTTGGCTTTCCTCCATGCCCTCACGGCTATACATCGAGGAACTACAGCTACAGCTTCGAGGATATGCAGAAAGTAATTCTGAAATGCTGCAAAAACCCTGAGGAGAACGCGGTTTTCATATCCATTCTGGCTGATGCAAGGGCTTTGATCGGTGATGAGGAGCTTCTTGTGAGCCTGAAAAGATTGATGTTTGAAAATCTAAGGAAGAACAGGTTTCTTGTGGCTAATTCTTTAATGTACAAACCGGCCATAACGTTGTTCGGTCAGGCAGCAAAAGAGTTCGATATCAAGGCAAGAGGCATAGCTCCGGTGGAGTATCCCGTTAGGGCTCTGGCGGTTGTTAATGGAATATACGAAGTAAACACCGAGCTTAGAATAAGATCTCTGGCAGATAATGGGATAATTCCAAGGGATCTGGCCCATGAGCTGATCATGGCATACAACATCCTTCTTGCTCAGAAAATAAAGGTTCAGAATGAGGGCAGGAATGAGGTCTTGCTGTCCAGCCTGCCGGAAATAGAGAGGAAGATGGTTGAGAATGCGATGAAAATAGTCAGGAGATTTCAGGTCTATGTTGAAAGGAACTATGTATGAGGTGATTCTTTGCTCCCTCCTGTGGAATATCTGGCCAGAATGAAACCATTCTCGTATCTGAAAGAAAATGAGCTGGATATACTGGCCAGAGGACTGGAGGTTACGCTCTACAAACCAGGCAAGATCATCTTCAAGAAGGGCAAGAAGCTTAAAAAGCTGTACTTCGTGAGGGAAGGGAAGGTTGGAATCTTTGATGGGGATGATTTAATCGAAATTGTGAATGAGGATGAGATGATAGGGATAGATTATTCAAACCCTGCTTTTGCAGCGAGGGCGATTGAAGAGACGATCTGCTTCGAGATTGAGCTTGAGAAGGTTAATTTTCTATTCAAAAGGAACAGCAGGTTTGGAGATTTCTTTAGAAAGTTCTTTTCCAGAAAGTTCCATTCGCTGCTCAAGCTATACGATGAGAAAGGTGTTGATGAAGTCTATGCTGTAGCTGTAGTGAACATAATAAGAAAGAAGCCGGTTGTTTGCAGAGCAGAGGACAGCCTGAGGCATGCAGTAAAGCTCATGAGGGCTAACGATGTGAGCAGCGTTGTTGTGGTGAGAGATGAGAAGCCTGTCGGGATAGTAACACATTCCGATCTGGTGAGGGTGCTGGATGAGGGCATAAACCTTGAATCGAAGGTTGGAGATGTGATGTCGTCTCCCGTTGAGGCGATAGATTCTGAATCTCCTGTTATGGATGCGTATTTGAAGTTCGTATCCAAAGCGATAAACCATCTTGCTGTTGTGGAGGATGGGAGGGTTGTTGGTGTGATCTCTTCCAAAGACATACTGTCAAGGATGGAGTCGTATTCGTCTCTCATACCTCTCTCGAAGAGGATAATTAAAGCTGAATCCCTTTCGGAGCTGAAGAGCACATTTGAGGATGTTGTAAGGGCTTTTGAGGATATGGCGAGCTCTGGATTCGATTATCCCTCCTTCTCGATCACGATTTCTAGCATAGCTGATCTTATGGTGAGAAAGGTGGCGGACATCCAGGCTTTTGGTCTGACCTTGGTTGCAATAGGAGACTATGGTAGGAGGGAAATTCTGTTTCCGGAGGTAATGGTTGGATATCTAGGCAGAAGAATGGATGAGAAGCTTGAAATCCTGCTCAACGGGCTGAATGAGGTGGGAATGAAGGCTGAATTCAGGGCTCTTGACAAATTCGATTTCGACCACCTCGACTCGAGATACATCTACGGTGATGGCGGAGCTTATGTGCGGTTCAAGGAGGGATTAACTCCTTTCCTCACGGAAGAAGTGGCAATGGAACTAATTGAGAAGGCTAAAAAGGAAGATGATCTTATTTCGGCCATAATAGATCTCACAAGGGCTTTTGCGATACTCAACATGGACACAACATCTAGGCAGACACGTGAGAGATTACTGCTCTTTGGCATCAAGTATCTTCCTGAAAACCTTGTAAACGATCTGATGGAATTCTATCTAGCCCTGAGGAAGATAGAGCTTTTAATCAGGTTTGGAAGAAGGAGAGAGAAGATAGACGATGTTGTCAGGAGGAAATCTTCTGAGGTGCTGAGGGAGTTACAATCATGGCTGAGGGAGAAGTTCTGAGCAGTGAGCTGGAAGAGGCTGAATATGCTGTGCTGGATCTGGAGACAACTGGACTTAACCCAAAAAAGGATGAGATCATAGCAATAGCGATGATTCCAATGAAGGGTTTGAAGATTCAGGCTAAGGACTGCTTTTATTCTCTCGTGAAATCGGATAAGTTCAACTACAAGTCTATAACCTTCCACGGTATATGTCCGGGAGATTTGCATAATGCTCCCAGATTTGAGGATGTTACGGGTGAGATTCTGGACAGGCTGGAGGGCAGGATTCTTGTGGGCTATGCAACCCTCTTCGACATAGACTTCCTGAAGAGAGCTTTCAGGAAATTGC
This genomic window contains:
- the acs gene encoding acetate--CoA ligase, with amino-acid sequence MKETQETIASLLQEGRTFYPPEELVENSNVKRFMDEHDIPTYDELLRKAQNIEWFWSEMAREVSIEWYEPYTQVLEWNPPYAKWFINAKYNIVHDALDKQAKLRKNKLAYIWEGEPGDIRKLTYHDLYREVNRFANALKDLGIRKGDRVTIWLPMIPELPIAMLACAKIGAIHSVVFSGFSEKALLDRIQDAEAKLLITADGFYRGGKVIELKSRADQILDQTTIENVIVYDRTNINPPMKEGRDHWWQDVLGSRKCETEIMDANDTLFILYTSGTTGKPKGVIHAHGGYAVGTASTLHFIFDIKEDDIWWCSADIGWITGHSYIVYAPLILGATSVMYEGAPTHPTPARWWEIIERYGVTVFYTAPTAIRMFMRLGEKYPQNHDLSTLRLLGTVGEPINPEAWVWYYKYIGNEQCQIMDTWWQTETGMQMISPLPITPLKPGSATKPFPGIDADVFDPEGNSLHGRNAGGYLVIKKPWPAMLRGLWRAEERYINTYWSAYPNIYFTGDAARVDSEGYFWIQGRLDDVLNVSGHRIGNSEVESALVSHPAVSEAAVVGKPHEVKGEAIVAFVVLKSGIEPSEQLIDDLKQHVAKEIGKIARPDEIYFVPDLPKTRSGKIMRRVCRAVMLGKDPGDITTLANPEAVDFVRKAASGEVYFG
- a CDS encoding DUF4212 domain-containing protein, with the protein product MMEEVSDLSERYWKRLKKITIIWMLAWTFPAILLHIPVEFMRRIYFNGIPMHWFNAAFLAIVIGIALIFLYAYVMDRTDRELLGR
- a CDS encoding VC_2705 family sodium/solute symporter: MEFGGKNAIIAFLMIYFAIVAGVALTGNTFTASAIAVFGSLFIYVIVALLMRTQATKDFYVAGRSIGSLPIGSSIASNWMSGASFVSMAGAIAVLGYDSMPYIIGWTLGYCIAAFMIAPFIRKSNTYTVPEFVETRASNWSIARVIAVVMLFIVSFTYLVAQLVATGVIIGRFLGMPAVVGAFLGSAIVILFAGTGGWRSVVWVQVTQYWILITAYWIAFLTAAYIAGIFKPWPHFGYGDLLNQLEANEIAHGLNAFTEPFTKAFGGGTGQINWIFSAICLMLGTVGLPHVLSQFYLVRNVRTARYGVGWGLTFIALLYLTAPVYAILARYAFSSAWGMPIDQVKQLGWVQKWLPTGLIHITDLNKDGILQPVELSFHKDIVVVGMPDMFGLPWFFATIVAIGGLAAALSTANGLLMVMTVGATRDIYKRFINPNVSERREIWVGRVMLVVLAVISGLAGARALQDPTFSKYVALLVGWAFVFATASFTPVIILGIFWKGLNRYGIVAGMVAGMGIALPYVLGVGLFGLEPITIFGGKIGTLAWGIIAFFANLIVSVIVSLATNAEKANPPETIQFVEELKTPE
- a CDS encoding CBS domain-containing protein, whose product is MAQRKVRDFIRKKLVHVTPETKLRDCAKIMYKENVSSVVVLKNNKPLGIVTDSDLRRLIAENFNFGESVGSFIRMKKGLVAVDADDDVHEALSRMLEHGIKHTVVLDNGLPSGVITIGDIAYSFSPFYIYYTIKLRRAKSKEEVREILESFKAGIKDFSMELFDKPDTSPKFIFTTISYVTDTAVRVLADLLGVPENIVYAVTGSWGRREQYLLTDRDTISIYRLDGEGVDELIDEMVYREFIEDLEDCMDEVGFPPCPHGYTSRNYSYSFEDMQKVILKCCKNPEENAVFISILADARALIGDEELLVSLKRLMFENLRKNRFLVANSLMYKPAITLFGQAAKEFDIKARGIAPVEYPVRALAVVNGIYEVNTELRIRSLADNGIIPRDLAHELIMAYNILLAQKIKVQNEGRNEVLLSSLPEIERKMVENAMKIVRRFQVYVERNYV